Proteins from a genomic interval of Polaribacter sejongensis:
- a CDS encoding sialate O-acetylesterase: protein MVIQRDATVPIWGWADINEIVTIETSWGANAQVITDKKGNWKAFLKTPKAGGPHNITVYSKNRIVIKDILSGDVWLCTGQSNMDFAMSKFLNDAKDPKHQPLVNYIRNEVKTANDNWIRHIEVPQTTSLFDKKKNFKGNWVSVNPEDIGKITATGYFFAKEIRKQVDVPIGLLECSWGGTRIQPWLSEEAYLEDENMKAYFEASRVKSKATIKKMEAKDYVDLEYQKKIKIWTQNGEKGRKPKPLKNPKDNMQLEATLHNGMLSSIIPYAIKGSIWYQGESNAGYLPEEYENYLTTMIRSWRAEWAQGDFPFYWAQLAACNRSSKKNDLGWSTVNDQLRRTLKVKNTGMAVLYDIGEPKDIHPHNKMDAGKRLALWALEKDYNIRIPAVSGPLYQSKKIVKNKIQIKFKEVGSGLMTASKELLNDAVAVNQPLKRFEVLNEKGIWIKANAKIISKNKIEVWSENVLKPKEVRYAWAANPEGANLYNIEGLPAAIFSTEK, encoded by the coding sequence ATGGTTATTCAACGAGATGCAACCGTACCTATATGGGGTTGGGCAGATATTAATGAAATTGTAACTATAGAGACTAGTTGGGGCGCAAATGCACAAGTAATAACAGATAAGAAAGGTAATTGGAAGGCGTTTTTAAAAACACCAAAAGCAGGCGGACCACACAATATTACTGTTTACTCTAAAAATAGAATTGTAATTAAAGATATATTATCTGGAGATGTTTGGTTATGTACCGGACAGTCTAATATGGATTTTGCAATGTCTAAATTTTTAAATGATGCAAAAGATCCAAAACATCAGCCTTTAGTAAACTATATTAGAAATGAAGTTAAAACGGCAAATGACAATTGGATTAGACACATAGAAGTACCACAAACTACTTCTTTGTTCGATAAGAAAAAGAACTTTAAAGGGAATTGGGTTTCTGTAAACCCAGAAGATATTGGTAAGATTACTGCAACAGGATATTTCTTTGCAAAAGAGATACGCAAACAAGTTGATGTTCCTATTGGTTTATTAGAATGCTCCTGGGGAGGAACCAGAATTCAACCTTGGTTATCTGAAGAAGCGTATTTAGAAGATGAAAATATGAAAGCTTATTTTGAAGCAAGTAGAGTTAAATCTAAAGCAACTATAAAGAAAATGGAAGCCAAAGATTATGTTGATTTAGAATATCAGAAAAAAATAAAAATTTGGACACAAAACGGAGAAAAAGGCAGAAAACCTAAACCTTTAAAAAATCCGAAGGATAATATGCAGTTAGAAGCGACATTACATAATGGCATGTTGTCATCAATAATTCCATATGCAATTAAAGGATCAATTTGGTATCAAGGAGAAAGTAATGCTGGGTATTTACCAGAAGAATATGAAAATTATTTAACAACAATGATACGTAGTTGGAGAGCAGAATGGGCACAAGGAGATTTTCCCTTTTATTGGGCTCAATTGGCTGCATGTAATAGAAGTTCTAAAAAGAATGATTTAGGATGGTCTACGGTTAATGATCAGTTAAGAAGAACCTTAAAAGTAAAAAATACAGGAATGGCTGTTTTGTATGATATTGGTGAACCTAAAGATATACATCCACATAATAAAATGGATGCAGGAAAAAGATTAGCATTATGGGCTTTAGAGAAAGATTATAACATAAGAATACCTGCTGTAAGCGGACCTTTGTATCAATCTAAAAAGATTGTAAAGAATAAAATTCAAATTAAATTTAAAGAAGTTGGTTCTGGTTTAATGACTGCTTCTAAAGAATTATTAAATGATGCTGTAGCCGTTAATCAACCTTTAAAAAGGTTTGAAGTTCTAAACGAAAAGGGTATTTGGATAAAAGCAAATGCTAAAATAATTTCTAAAAACAAAATAGAAGTTTGGAGTGAAAATGTTTTAAAGCCAAAAGAAGTTCGTTATGCTTGGGCTGCAAACCCAGAAGGCGCAAATTTATATAATATAGAAGGGTTACCTGCAGCTATATTTAGTACAGAAAAGTAA
- a CDS encoding glycoside hydrolase family 30 protein, which yields MIKCNLYKQSLKPLVLVALISVSNVSFAQKVDLTYSTATKRWVKAKRFLQKDNTTATNITIYTDTLLQEIDGVGGAFNELGWDALSALPKEASKQVFKDLFSKEGANFSMCRIPIGASDYALSYYSSNDVPEDFEMRDFNIDRDKYILIPYLKEALKVNPDLQIWASPWSPPAWMKVNEHYAMRSGNFENAIEGNKMNLGAEINNNATAFKMQERYLKAYALYFSKFVKSYKEAGVNLFAIMPQNEVAFQPNWPSCTWRPEDMAYFINDFLGPQFKNDKLNTEIWLGTVNSSNPNYVKTILDYKSTADYISGAGFQWGGAKAIPTVHKKFPDLKLMQTENKCGEHENDWTSVERSWKDLVHYFNNGSGSYMYWNMVLDETGKSAWGWPQNSMVVVDKASKNVTYTDEFYLFKHLSHFVQPGDHYLKSSEGKNHMAFQLKDGRVVVLAYNPKESVDTLNLKIGSKSVTVKVEAKSINTIVLTE from the coding sequence ATGATTAAATGTAATTTATATAAACAAAGTTTAAAACCTTTAGTATTAGTAGCTTTGATATCTGTAAGTAATGTGTCTTTTGCTCAGAAAGTAGATTTAACGTACAGTACAGCAACAAAACGTTGGGTTAAAGCAAAACGATTTTTACAAAAAGACAATACTACAGCAACAAATATCACAATTTATACAGATACGTTATTGCAAGAAATAGATGGCGTTGGTGGGGCTTTTAATGAGTTAGGTTGGGATGCTTTAAGTGCCTTGCCAAAAGAAGCATCTAAACAAGTTTTTAAAGATTTATTTTCTAAAGAAGGAGCCAATTTTTCTATGTGTAGAATTCCGATTGGAGCCTCTGATTATGCGTTAAGTTATTACTCGAGTAACGATGTACCAGAAGATTTTGAAATGAGAGATTTTAATATTGACAGAGATAAATATATCTTAATTCCGTATTTAAAAGAAGCGTTAAAAGTAAATCCAGATTTGCAAATATGGGCATCGCCTTGGTCTCCGCCAGCATGGATGAAAGTAAACGAACATTACGCAATGAGAAGCGGCAATTTTGAAAATGCTATTGAAGGAAATAAAATGAATCTTGGAGCAGAAATCAATAATAATGCAACAGCTTTTAAAATGCAAGAAAGGTATTTAAAAGCGTATGCATTGTATTTTTCTAAGTTTGTAAAATCTTATAAAGAAGCAGGAGTTAATTTGTTTGCAATTATGCCGCAAAATGAAGTCGCATTTCAACCAAACTGGCCAAGTTGTACTTGGAGACCAGAAGATATGGCGTATTTTATTAATGATTTTTTAGGTCCTCAATTTAAAAATGATAAATTAAATACAGAAATTTGGTTAGGTACTGTAAACTCTAGTAATCCTAATTATGTAAAAACAATTTTAGATTACAAATCTACAGCTGATTATATTTCTGGAGCAGGTTTTCAATGGGGAGGTGCAAAAGCAATACCAACTGTACATAAAAAATTTCCAGATTTAAAGTTGATGCAAACAGAAAATAAATGTGGAGAACATGAAAATGATTGGACTTCTGTAGAAAGATCTTGGAAAGACCTTGTGCATTATTTTAATAATGGCTCAGGTTCTTATATGTATTGGAATATGGTTTTAGATGAAACAGGAAAAAGTGCTTGGGGTTGGCCTCAAAACTCTATGGTAGTTGTAGATAAAGCATCCAAAAACGTTACTTATACAGATGAGTTTTATTTGTTTAAACATTTGTCTCATTTTGTACAACCAGGAGATCATTATTTAAAATCATCCGAAGGAAAAAATCACATGGCATTTCAATTAAAAGATGGTAGAGTAGTGGTATTAGCCTATAACCCTAAAGAATCTGTAGATACTTTAAATTTAAAAATTGGTAGTAAATCAGTTACTGTAAAGGTAGAAGCAAAATCAATTAATACTATTGTTCTTACAGAATAA
- a CDS encoding GH39 family glycosyl hydrolase — protein sequence MNIIKKIIFGLIFGFAFMVNAQKNIKVDVKKDGEVFDHYWSKMVGAGRANEGLRAGWLEQLEQVQKNAGFEYVRFHGIFHDDMFPVIIEKGKTVYNWQYIDDLFDRMLDLKVKPFVELAFLPTSMAAKDSKTVFWWKANITPDEQSFEKFHDLVKAFTQHCVDRYGIDEVLTWYFEVWNEPNLYKLFWDGTKSQYFELYKQSVTAVRSVDNRLKVGGPSTSNFVPDTRFDGEIIDDEASEAVFAAKDINTLDWHGVWIEDFLEYCKKENLPVDFISCHPYPTDYAFNPETGKGKGLTRHVQSVKEDLEWINKTVKESAFPDIEIHLTEWHTSPSSRDDMHDRLPAAAYIVKSNLDCIGLTNSLALWTFTDIFEEKGGASSIFHGGFGMINFQGLVKPSYHAYRMLHQLGDQKLYKDDYLFVSKKSSNGNVVALAYNYPEEYENAVPSGRDKREKGTNKALNFSLKGLKAGTLFKMEILDKDHGNIHNFWEDMGKPEPPTREEIKLMKEYANTMKTSYVKADKNGVLTIDHQITPWSLVLIQQIN from the coding sequence ATGAATATAATAAAAAAGATAATTTTTGGATTAATTTTTGGTTTTGCCTTTATGGTTAACGCACAAAAAAATATTAAAGTTGATGTAAAAAAAGACGGAGAAGTTTTTGATCATTATTGGAGTAAAATGGTTGGTGCTGGTAGAGCTAATGAAGGTTTAAGAGCTGGTTGGTTAGAACAATTAGAGCAAGTTCAAAAAAATGCAGGATTTGAATATGTTCGTTTTCATGGAATTTTTCATGATGATATGTTTCCGGTAATTATAGAAAAAGGAAAAACAGTTTATAACTGGCAATATATTGATGATTTATTTGATAGAATGTTAGATTTAAAAGTAAAACCTTTTGTAGAATTGGCTTTTTTACCAACAAGTATGGCGGCTAAAGATTCTAAAACTGTTTTTTGGTGGAAAGCAAATATTACACCAGATGAGCAGTCTTTTGAAAAATTCCACGATTTAGTAAAAGCTTTTACACAACACTGTGTAGATCGTTACGGAATTGATGAGGTTTTAACGTGGTATTTTGAGGTTTGGAACGAACCTAATTTATATAAATTATTTTGGGACGGAACAAAATCTCAATATTTTGAATTGTATAAACAGTCTGTAACAGCCGTTAGATCTGTAGATAATCGATTAAAAGTTGGTGGACCATCTACAAGTAATTTTGTGCCAGATACACGTTTTGATGGAGAAATAATTGATGATGAAGCTTCTGAAGCAGTTTTTGCAGCAAAGGATATTAATACTTTAGATTGGCATGGTGTATGGATTGAAGATTTTTTAGAGTATTGTAAAAAAGAAAATTTGCCAGTAGATTTTATCAGCTGTCATCCTTACCCAACAGATTATGCTTTTAATCCAGAAACAGGAAAAGGAAAAGGATTAACAAGACATGTGCAATCTGTAAAAGAAGATTTAGAGTGGATAAATAAAACAGTAAAAGAAAGTGCTTTTCCGGATATAGAAATACACCTTACAGAATGGCATACAAGTCCAAGTAGTAGAGATGATATGCATGATCGTTTGCCTGCTGCAGCTTATATTGTAAAATCTAATTTAGATTGTATTGGTTTAACTAATTCTTTAGCTTTGTGGACTTTTACTGATATTTTTGAAGAAAAAGGAGGAGCATCAAGTATATTTCATGGAGGTTTTGGTATGATAAACTTTCAAGGTTTGGTAAAACCATCGTATCATGCATACAGAATGTTACACCAATTAGGTGATCAAAAATTATATAAGGATGATTATTTATTTGTAAGTAAAAAATCGTCTAATGGTAATGTTGTAGCTTTAGCATATAATTATCCGGAAGAATATGAAAATGCTGTACCTTCTGGTAGAGATAAAAGAGAAAAAGGGACAAATAAAGCATTAAACTTTTCTTTAAAAGGATTAAAAGCAGGAACACTATTTAAAATGGAAATTTTAGATAAAGATCATGGAAATATTCATAATTTTTGGGAGGATATGGGAAAACCAGAACCACCAACAAGAGAAGAAATTAAATTGATGAAAGAATATGCAAATACAATGAAAACATCATATGTAAAAGCAGATAAAAATGGGGTATTAACTATAGATCATCAAATAACTCCTTGGAGTTTGGTGTTAATTCAACAAATAAATTAA
- a CDS encoding DUF6250 domain-containing protein, whose protein sequence is MRKYIVKGRVLLLASLIIGMLGACSNNNDTVTVKGEKLQKKLIFEENFTDALINWKVEQMPNGTVEVEDSKLVIDDVSGCTVWLKEKFSGSIQIEYDVFLIENGGPNDRVSDLNCFWMASDPENVQDLFANSEKRGGKFSNYDSLQLYYMGVGGNDNGTTRFRRYVGNGERPLLPENDLKNVKFMLEGNRSYHIKIIAHNGVIQYYRDNELFVDFKDTNPYTSGYFGLRTVKNHMTVDNFKVFQLSYLNNKD, encoded by the coding sequence ATGAGAAAATATATTGTAAAAGGAAGAGTATTGTTGCTAGCGTCTCTAATTATTGGGATGCTAGGTGCCTGTTCTAATAATAATGATACCGTAACTGTTAAAGGAGAAAAGTTACAAAAAAAACTTATTTTCGAAGAGAACTTTACAGATGCTTTAATTAATTGGAAAGTTGAACAAATGCCTAATGGAACCGTAGAGGTAGAGGATAGTAAATTGGTAATCGATGATGTTTCTGGATGTACAGTTTGGTTAAAAGAAAAATTTTCTGGCTCTATTCAAATAGAATACGATGTTTTTTTAATAGAGAATGGAGGACCTAATGATCGTGTTTCTGATTTAAATTGTTTTTGGATGGCTTCGGATCCAGAAAATGTGCAAGATTTGTTTGCTAACTCAGAAAAAAGAGGAGGGAAGTTTTCTAATTATGATAGCCTACAGTTGTACTACATGGGAGTTGGTGGTAATGACAATGGAACAACAAGGTTTAGAAGATATGTTGGTAATGGAGAAAGACCATTATTACCAGAAAATGATCTAAAAAATGTCAAGTTTATGTTAGAAGGCAATAGGTCTTATCATATAAAAATTATAGCACATAATGGAGTGATTCAATATTATAGAGATAATGAATTATTTGTAGATTTTAAAGATACAAATCCTTATACTTCTGGATATTTTGGTCTTAGAACTGTAAAAAATCACATGACTGTAGATAACTTTAAAGTCTTTCAATTGTCTTATTTAAACAATAAAGATTAA
- a CDS encoding hybrid sensor histidine kinase/response regulator transcription factor produces the protein MNLRSYIIILFCLISNIVIGQFNNLKFENIDTIDGLSSSTCMDIFQDKEGFMWFGTIDGLNKYNGYEFEIFRSVLGDSKTISNNRITSIQEDNEGNLWVGTNNGLNFFNKRTSKFSEINLYKQLSLSNSSQKNINDLLYDKINNIIWVATNNGAIKIKLGDDNVNTKNFHFSYFINDQSNLNSIDNNGVNVILKDTNNDIWIGTDGNHLNQYNALKNNFNRILIESKKPYELNHIPKGFFIDSDGDFWIGNDLNNLILWEKELNRFSHISLVDNHVPIFNIFQDDSGFFWVPSEGQGLYLLKKEKNKVSIQQHFKNNLSDPFSLPNNKPSTVFQDKNGIYWIGSYDKGVSKLDLKKYSFGHYYYQPGNNKGLSAKTVQSVLQDKKERIWISSYDGGLNLFEEENNTFKKISYQNNKGLSSDKILYTFECHDGYIWVCTLDGGLNKFNPDNNTVEQFLHDSKDSLSINQNSVWAGVEDAKNRIWLGLRTEGISLFNQKTKHFTNYKNNLVSNDILYLFIDSNNRLLIGTTLGLNVVDLNTLEDFIPKNIEFTEVKENGVRDNWINYITEDHLGNIWIGTDSGIRQLDSNLKLLNSYTSQDGLPNNLVVGIVEDNNNNFWITTKGGLSFLNSQTLKFKNFNIHDGLQGPEFQSKSIEKTKDGRILIGGINGFNIFNPNDIKAPESAILYPQITALKLNNKLVSVGDTINGRVLLNKTISATNNLELQYNENYISFEFLSLYFENPEQIQYAYKMKGLDDEFINIGSNRVVNHSNLKAGNYTFEVKSSIDGQWDASKTTSINIKIFPPIWKTWWAYLLYSLIGALLFYIVIHYYTLKVKESQEHELDQMKLKFFINVSHEFRTPLTLILNPVDKILSSYNQDSDTIKNSAITIQRSARRLLHLVNQLLDYRKMDVGMAPLQFEKGDLITFSRDIFCLFKDLAAKKEINYQFKTSINTLNSLFDFDKVEKIITNLISNAIKFTNNEGDITVSIKKIKETEKKSKLSFLKKDKLTDYVEIIVEDTGVGLNKHQLKNVFSRFYNLDINKAGTGIGLNFTRGLVELCGGEIFIESEHLKGSKFTVRLPLNVNAKAEKVENIKNEFLINSMKAVEYDMFISNDSLISPTTEEKETLDDKKLPTILIVEDNIELRRHLTNDLKDDYIIKEASNGVNGLKMVKKHYPDIVISDVMMPKMDGFEMCKSIKTDFETCHIPVLLLTARTLDEDKIHGYDNGADGYISKPFVTSLLRARINNLLETKRRLRERYSKIGGALSLTEDTTSNLDEAFLDKTRKIILENISDIDFKQDHLLKEIGIGKSQFYRKINALTELNPSGYIRTIRLRHASELLLKKQHSIKEITHMCGFNSTAYFSKTFKELFNVTPTQFMEQEGKEGMPNL, from the coding sequence ATGAATTTAAGGTCTTATATCATCATCCTCTTTTGTTTAATTTCCAATATTGTTATTGGTCAATTTAATAATCTAAAATTTGAAAACATCGATACTATAGATGGCTTATCTAGTAGTACTTGTATGGATATATTTCAAGATAAAGAGGGTTTTATGTGGTTTGGTACCATAGATGGTTTAAATAAATACAATGGCTATGAATTTGAAATATTTAGATCTGTTTTAGGGGATTCTAAAACCATTAGCAATAATAGAATTACTTCAATTCAAGAAGATAACGAAGGAAATCTTTGGGTAGGTACTAATAATGGTTTAAATTTTTTTAATAAACGTACAAGTAAATTTTCTGAAATAAATCTTTACAAACAATTATCATTATCTAACAGTTCCCAAAAAAACATTAACGATTTACTGTACGATAAAATAAATAATATAATTTGGGTAGCTACCAATAATGGAGCTATAAAAATTAAATTAGGAGATGATAATGTAAATACCAAAAACTTTCATTTTTCTTATTTTATTAATGATCAATCAAATTTAAACTCTATAGATAATAATGGTGTTAATGTTATTTTAAAAGATACCAACAATGATATTTGGATTGGAACAGATGGAAATCATTTAAACCAATACAATGCATTAAAGAATAATTTTAATCGCATTCTTATAGAGAGTAAAAAACCTTACGAATTAAACCACATTCCAAAAGGATTTTTTATAGATTCAGATGGAGATTTTTGGATAGGTAACGACTTAAATAATCTAATTTTATGGGAAAAAGAACTAAATCGTTTTAGTCATATTTCTTTGGTTGATAACCATGTTCCAATCTTTAATATTTTTCAAGATGATAGTGGCTTTTTTTGGGTTCCTAGTGAAGGACAAGGTTTGTATTTATTAAAAAAGGAAAAAAATAAGGTTAGTATACAACAACATTTTAAAAATAACCTTTCAGATCCATTTTCTCTGCCTAATAATAAACCATCAACAGTTTTTCAAGATAAAAATGGTATCTATTGGATAGGTAGTTACGATAAAGGTGTGAGTAAATTAGACCTTAAAAAATATTCTTTTGGTCACTATTATTATCAACCTGGAAATAACAAAGGACTGAGTGCTAAAACGGTACAATCTGTATTACAAGATAAAAAAGAAAGAATATGGATTAGCTCTTATGACGGTGGTTTAAACCTTTTTGAAGAGGAAAATAATACATTTAAAAAAATTTCTTATCAGAATAATAAAGGGTTAAGTTCAGATAAAATTCTCTATACTTTCGAATGTCATGATGGTTACATTTGGGTTTGTACATTAGATGGAGGATTAAATAAATTTAATCCAGATAATAATACGGTAGAGCAGTTTTTACACGATAGTAAAGACTCTTTGTCTATTAACCAAAACTCTGTATGGGCAGGGGTTGAAGATGCTAAAAACAGAATATGGCTAGGGTTAAGAACAGAAGGTATTAGTTTATTTAACCAAAAAACAAAACACTTTACTAATTATAAAAACAACCTAGTAAGTAATGATATATTGTATTTATTTATAGATTCTAATAATCGATTGCTTATTGGTACAACTTTAGGTTTAAATGTAGTCGATTTAAATACATTAGAAGATTTTATTCCAAAAAACATCGAGTTTACTGAAGTTAAAGAAAATGGCGTAAGAGATAATTGGATTAACTATATAACAGAAGATCATTTAGGTAATATTTGGATTGGAACCGATAGTGGAATCCGTCAACTAGATAGCAATTTAAAGTTATTAAATTCTTACACTTCTCAAGACGGATTACCCAATAACCTTGTTGTTGGTATTGTAGAAGATAACAATAATAATTTTTGGATTACAACTAAAGGTGGTTTGTCTTTTTTAAATTCACAAACCCTAAAATTTAAAAATTTTAATATTCATGACGGTTTACAAGGACCGGAGTTTCAAAGTAAATCTATAGAAAAAACAAAAGATGGAAGAATACTTATTGGAGGAATAAATGGTTTTAATATATTTAATCCTAATGATATTAAAGCTCCTGAATCTGCAATACTTTATCCTCAAATTACCGCTTTAAAATTAAATAACAAATTAGTTTCAGTTGGCGATACTATAAACGGTAGAGTATTATTAAATAAAACAATATCAGCAACAAATAATTTAGAGCTGCAATACAACGAGAACTATATTTCGTTTGAATTTTTATCATTATACTTTGAAAATCCAGAGCAAATACAATATGCTTATAAAATGAAAGGTCTAGATGATGAATTCATAAACATAGGTTCTAACAGAGTGGTAAACCACTCTAACCTAAAAGCTGGAAATTATACTTTTGAAGTAAAGTCTTCTATTGATGGTCAATGGGATGCTTCTAAAACAACAAGTATAAATATAAAAATATTTCCTCCCATTTGGAAAACGTGGTGGGCATATTTACTATACTCTTTAATAGGTGCCTTATTATTTTATATTGTAATACATTACTACACACTTAAGGTAAAAGAGTCTCAAGAACATGAATTAGACCAAATGAAGCTTAAATTCTTTATTAATGTTTCCCATGAATTTAGAACTCCCCTAACCTTAATACTAAACCCTGTCGATAAAATACTATCTAGTTATAACCAAGATTCTGATACTATTAAAAACTCTGCAATCACCATTCAAAGAAGTGCCAGAAGGTTACTCCATTTGGTAAATCAATTATTAGATTATAGAAAAATGGATGTTGGAATGGCTCCTTTACAATTTGAAAAAGGAGATCTTATAACATTTAGTAGAGATATCTTCTGTCTTTTTAAAGATTTAGCCGCAAAAAAAGAAATTAATTATCAATTTAAAACCTCTATCAACACTTTAAACTCATTATTTGATTTTGATAAAGTAGAAAAAATTATTACTAATTTGATTTCTAATGCTATAAAGTTTACGAATAATGAAGGAGATATTACAGTATCAATCAAAAAAATAAAAGAAACTGAAAAAAAATCTAAACTTTCATTTTTAAAGAAAGATAAACTAACAGATTATGTAGAAATTATTGTGGAAGATACTGGTGTTGGATTAAATAAACATCAATTAAAAAATGTGTTTTCTCGTTTTTATAATTTAGATATAAATAAAGCTGGTACCGGTATTGGTCTTAACTTTACGAGAGGATTGGTAGAGTTATGTGGTGGAGAAATCTTTATTGAAAGTGAACATTTAAAAGGAAGTAAATTTACTGTTCGTTTGCCTTTAAACGTTAATGCAAAAGCAGAAAAAGTAGAAAATATTAAAAATGAGTTCCTAATAAACTCTATGAAAGCTGTTGAATATGATATGTTTATCTCTAATGACTCTTTAATAAGTCCAACCACGGAAGAAAAAGAAACTCTAGATGATAAAAAACTACCAACGATATTAATTGTTGAAGATAACATTGAGTTAAGAAGGCATTTAACAAACGACTTAAAAGATGACTATATTATAAAAGAAGCTTCTAATGGAGTTAATGGATTAAAAATGGTAAAAAAACACTATCCAGATATTGTAATTAGTGATGTTATGATGCCTAAAATGGATGGTTTTGAAATGTGTAAATCCATAAAAACAGATTTTGAAACATGCCATATACCTGTTTTACTATTAACTGCAAGAACCTTAGATGAAGATAAAATACACGGTTACGATAATGGTGCAGATGGTTACATTTCTAAACCGTTTGTAACCAGTTTACTTAGAGCAAGGATAAATAACTTATTAGAAACTAAAAGAAGGCTAAGAGAACGTTATTCTAAAATTGGAGGAGCACTCTCTTTAACTGAAGATACAACTTCTAATTTAGATGAAGCTTTCTTAGATAAAACTAGAAAAATTATTTTAGAAAATATTAGTGATATCGATTTTAAGCAAGATCATTTATTAAAAGAAATAGGTATTGGTAAATCTCAATTTTATAGAAAAATAAATGCTTTAACAGAGTTAAACCCTAGTGGTTATATTCGTACTATAAGACTAAGACACGCCTCTGAATTACTATTAAAAAAACAACATTCTATAAAAGAAATTACACATATGTGTGGCTTTAATTCTACCGCCTATTTTAGCAAAACATTTAAAGAATTATTTAATGTTACACCTACTCAGTTTATGGAACAAGAAGGAAAAGAAGGAATGCCAAATTTATAA
- a CDS encoding type I phosphomannose isomerase catalytic subunit, which produces MELYPIKFAPIFKYRLWGGNKLKTYLNKKYDEENIGESWEVSDVKGDETKVLDGFLAGQTLKQLINTYKGDFLGKSVYETFGTNFPILIKFIDAKTPLSIQVHPSNALAKERHNSFGKNEMWYVMEADKDAELIVGFDTDTNKEEYQNHLNKDTILELLHQENVEKGDTFYIPTGRVHAIGAGVLLAEIQQTSDITYRIYDYNRKDNATGKERELHTALAIDAIDFKYYSNFKTTYKKTLNTSNTLVHSPYFKTNFIKVIGTLEKDYTNLDSFVIYMCVNGTIEITSKNKIYRLNMGETILLPANLNQLKLSSEKGEILEIYL; this is translated from the coding sequence ATGGAATTATATCCTATAAAATTTGCTCCAATTTTTAAATACAGACTTTGGGGAGGAAATAAACTAAAAACATATCTTAATAAAAAATACGACGAAGAAAATATTGGCGAATCTTGGGAGGTTTCTGATGTTAAGGGAGATGAAACTAAGGTTTTAGATGGCTTTTTAGCAGGACAAACACTTAAACAACTTATAAACACCTATAAAGGAGATTTTTTAGGTAAATCTGTTTATGAAACTTTTGGTACTAATTTTCCTATTCTGATAAAATTTATTGATGCTAAAACTCCTTTATCAATACAAGTACACCCAAGTAATGCACTTGCAAAAGAACGACATAATTCATTTGGAAAAAATGAAATGTGGTATGTTATGGAAGCAGATAAAGATGCAGAACTTATAGTTGGTTTTGATACCGATACCAATAAAGAAGAATATCAAAATCATTTAAATAAAGACACAATATTAGAACTTTTACATCAAGAAAATGTAGAGAAAGGAGATACATTTTATATTCCTACAGGACGTGTACATGCTATAGGAGCAGGTGTTTTGTTGGCTGAAATTCAACAAACTTCTGATATAACTTATAGAATTTACGACTATAACAGAAAAGACAATGCTACAGGTAAAGAGAGAGAGTTACATACCGCACTTGCAATAGATGCTATCGATTTTAAATACTACAGTAATTTTAAAACAACTTACAAAAAGACCCTTAATACCTCTAATACTTTAGTACACTCTCCTTATTTTAAAACCAACTTTATTAAGGTAATAGGTACTTTAGAAAAAGACTATACAAACCTAGACTCATTTGTAATTTACATGTGTGTAAATGGGACCATAGAAATTACATCTAAAAATAAAATATATAGATTAAACATGGGAGAAACTATTTTACTTCCTGCGAATCTAAATCAGCTTAAATTATCCTCTGAAAAGGGAGAAATTCTAGAAATTTATTTGTAA